In Streptomyces sp. NBC_01707, a genomic segment contains:
- a CDS encoding acetamidase/formamidase family protein, which yields MSDPRILTVRPKEDEYAWTFGGAAPVARIEPGTFLDVYTEDCFAGRVRSEKDLVSAVCEFPFLNPQTGPFHVVGAEPGDTVAVHFVSIEPARDWAASTTVPLFGALTSTHTTASLQAPLPEVVWMWQLDRARRTCLFSARDSDIQVELPMDPMHGTVGVAPANLEVRSALVPDAHGGNMDTPEMRAGVTCYLGVNVEGALLSLGDGHARQGEGETCGVAVECAMNTVVLVELLKGVATPWPRIESDTHLISTGSARPLEDAFRVSQLDLVQWLARDYGLSELDAYQLISQAGEAPLANVCDTNYTCVAKIRKNWLPAGDPHGGLHRHLRETAALLPSP from the coding sequence ATGAGCGACCCGCGGATCCTGACGGTGCGCCCCAAGGAGGACGAGTACGCATGGACCTTCGGCGGTGCGGCGCCGGTGGCCCGGATCGAGCCCGGCACCTTCCTCGACGTGTACACGGAGGACTGCTTCGCGGGCCGGGTGCGCTCCGAGAAGGACCTGGTCTCCGCCGTCTGCGAGTTCCCGTTCCTCAACCCGCAGACCGGTCCTTTCCATGTCGTGGGGGCGGAGCCGGGCGATACCGTCGCGGTGCACTTCGTGTCGATCGAACCGGCCAGGGACTGGGCGGCGTCCACGACCGTGCCGCTGTTCGGCGCCCTCACCTCCACCCATACGACGGCTTCGTTGCAGGCCCCGCTGCCGGAGGTGGTGTGGATGTGGCAGCTCGACCGGGCCCGCCGCACCTGTCTCTTCAGCGCCCGCGACAGCGACATCCAGGTGGAGCTGCCGATGGATCCGATGCACGGGACGGTCGGGGTGGCTCCGGCCAATCTGGAGGTGCGTTCCGCGCTGGTGCCGGACGCGCACGGCGGAAACATGGACACGCCCGAGATGCGGGCCGGGGTCACCTGCTATCTGGGGGTCAATGTCGAAGGTGCGCTGTTGAGTCTGGGTGATGGCCATGCCCGGCAGGGTGAGGGCGAGACCTGTGGGGTCGCGGTTGAGTGCGCGATGAACACGGTGGTGCTGGTCGAGCTGCTGAAGGGTGTCGCGACGCCGTGGCCGCGGATCGAGTCGGACACCCATCTGATCTCGACCGGTTCTGCCCGCCCTCTCGAAGACGCCTTCCGCGTATCGCAGTTGGACCTGGTGCAGTGGCTGGCACGCGACTACGGGCTCTCCGAGCTCGATGCGTACCAGCTGATCAGCCAGGCCGGTGAAGCTCCGTTGGCGAATGTCTGCGACACCAACTACACCTGTGTGGCGAAGATCCGCAAGAATTGGCTGCCTGCGGGTGATCCTCATGGTGGGCTGCACCGTCATCTGCGGGAGACCGCCGCACTGCTTCCCAGCCCCTGA
- a CDS encoding GAF domain-containing protein has protein sequence MTDPWVALTADTDLVERLGELRHAHEVFTTAGRLELPVRSVVGESWRRSARARVSPDGAAQVELGADELGPYREGHPLARAMPVIRELMSAYATDGEHLLAVCDAYGRLLWVEGHETTRRRAGRMNFVEGARWSESVAGTNAPGTAIAVDRPVQVFAAEHFLRPVQQWTCAAAPLHDPRTGRVLGAVDITGGNRLAHPHSLAFVQAVARAAESQLALLAPSPAEESVQLSALGRDEALLVAGGRKIRLSRRHSEILVTLARHPEGLGGDELLIELYEDESVTPVTLRAELSRLRRLLGPELLLSRPYRFAAPVDADFDTVARRLASGAVAAALSAYAGPLLPGSQAPSVARLRRRLDDQLRASLIARGDPGLLADWAYSPWGEEDLPVWQALAAAAPPGQRAAPLARARELDAEQR, from the coding sequence TTGACGGACCCCTGGGTAGCCCTGACCGCCGATACGGACCTCGTCGAACGGCTCGGCGAACTGCGTCACGCACACGAGGTGTTCACCACCGCGGGCCGGCTGGAGCTGCCGGTACGATCCGTGGTCGGCGAGTCGTGGCGGCGCTCGGCCCGGGCCCGGGTCAGTCCGGACGGCGCGGCCCAGGTCGAACTGGGCGCGGACGAGCTCGGACCGTACCGGGAGGGACATCCGCTGGCCCGTGCCATGCCGGTGATCCGTGAACTGATGAGTGCGTACGCCACGGACGGAGAGCACCTCCTCGCGGTGTGCGACGCGTACGGCAGGCTGCTCTGGGTCGAAGGACACGAGACGACACGGCGGCGCGCGGGACGGATGAACTTCGTGGAGGGTGCCCGCTGGTCCGAGTCCGTGGCGGGGACGAACGCGCCGGGGACCGCGATCGCCGTGGACCGGCCGGTGCAGGTGTTCGCCGCCGAGCACTTCCTGCGTCCGGTGCAGCAGTGGACCTGCGCCGCGGCGCCCCTTCACGATCCGCGCACAGGGCGGGTACTGGGCGCCGTCGACATCACCGGCGGGAACCGGCTCGCGCACCCGCACAGTCTGGCGTTCGTCCAGGCGGTGGCGCGCGCGGCGGAGTCCCAGCTCGCTCTGCTCGCACCCTCGCCCGCCGAGGAGTCCGTACAGCTCAGCGCGCTCGGCCGGGACGAGGCACTGCTCGTCGCGGGCGGCCGCAAGATCCGGCTCAGCAGACGGCACAGCGAGATACTGGTGACACTGGCCCGCCATCCGGAAGGCCTGGGCGGCGACGAACTTCTCATCGAACTGTACGAGGACGAGTCGGTGACCCCGGTGACGCTACGGGCCGAACTCTCGCGGCTGCGAAGGCTCCTCGGCCCCGAACTCCTGCTCTCCCGCCCGTACCGGTTCGCCGCCCCGGTCGACGCCGACTTCGACACCGTGGCGCGCAGGCTCGCGTCCGGTGCGGTGGCGGCGGCGCTCAGCGCGTACGCGGGGCCACTGCTGCCCGGATCGCAGGCACCGTCCGTCGCCCGGCTGAGGCGCCGGCTCGACGATCAACTGCGGGCCTCGCTGATCGCGCGCGGTGACCCGGGGCTGCTGGCGGACTGGGCGTACAGCCCGTGGGGCGAGGAAGACCTCCCGGTGTGGCAGGCGCTGGCCGCCGCGGCGCCGCCCGGGCAGCGGGCGGCGCCGCTGGCCAGGGCGCGCGAGCTCGACGCCGAACAGCGCTGA
- a CDS encoding N-acetylmuramoyl-L-alanine amidase produces the protein MHRRRILQGAAATAAAALLPASTRAMASSTAGSTDYPLAHWIPASTANYTASTRPSAYPVEYVIIHVTQELFSDAIGIFQNPAKQVSAHYVVRSADGYIAQCVREQDIAWHAGNWDYNTRSVGIEHEGWVDRPAYFTDALYEQSALLTASVCDRYGIPKDRAHILGHVEVPGTDHTDPGPSWDWVRYIRLVNLFSAG, from the coding sequence ATGCACCGCAGAAGGATCCTTCAGGGCGCCGCGGCGACGGCGGCCGCCGCTCTGCTCCCGGCCTCCACCCGCGCGATGGCCTCTTCCACGGCGGGCTCCACCGACTATCCGCTCGCGCACTGGATTCCGGCCTCCACCGCCAACTACACCGCCTCGACGCGCCCTTCGGCGTATCCGGTGGAGTACGTGATCATCCATGTCACGCAGGAGCTGTTCTCGGACGCGATCGGGATCTTCCAGAATCCGGCGAAGCAGGTATCCGCCCACTATGTGGTGCGTTCGGCCGACGGGTACATCGCGCAGTGCGTCCGGGAACAGGACATCGCCTGGCACGCGGGAAATTGGGACTACAACACGCGCAGTGTCGGCATCGAGCACGAGGGCTGGGTGGACCGGCCGGCGTACTTCACCGACGCCCTGTACGAGCAGTCGGCGCTGCTGACCGCTTCGGTCTGCGACCGCTACGGCATCCCCAAGGACCGTGCACACATTCTCGGACACGTCGAGGTACCGGGCACCGATCACACCGATCCCGGACCCAGCTGGGACTGGGTGCGCTACATCCGCCTCGTCAACCTCTTCAGCGCCGGCTGA